The genomic window AGTCCAGCTGCCAGGTATCCATACCCAGTTGTCATTTGACCAATTCCAATATCCTTGGACCCAAACGTAGTTACTGCCGGGGCTAACCGGAACAACTTCTTGCCGTATTGCGGGAGGAGCAACATTGACAACTAAGCTGATAGCAGACAACTGACTGCTTAATACGAATAGGAGTCCTGTCAGCAGTGGAATGAATCTTTTCATATTATACCTATGTGTGGGTGTATCCAATGTAAGTCAAAAATGCCCCTAAGGCGACTAGTAGGCCTGATGCAATGGTGATAACTTTATATTCGCGGTCTTCAAAGAATTTTGCGGCGAATTTTATCACTTGGGCCGGGAATAGAATTCGCAATGCTCCACTTAAGAAGGTTAGCCAACCTAAAAGAGTGACAATAATCCTCCAATCGGGCGTCCATACGTTGTGGAATTGGACAACGATAAGTCCTATGAGCAAGGAAAGAAACCCTGTGATAAATAATATGACAGGATGGGTTGAGATATCGCTCCAGAAAGATCCGTAAATATTTCTATTCAGCAGCACGCCTGCATAAACTACCATCAATGTAATCCCAATAATACGAGCTAAAAGATATGAAGTTTCCACGGTTACCCCCGTTGTTTTTTTCGAACATACTCCATTCAATCAATCAATATAAAGTAAATATTTTAGTAGCTTTCAAAAATACTGTGTGGTATCTCTTTTGGACTATTTTTACAGTATTTTAGGAACTTCTAATGAAAAAATATTTATCTTTTTTTATGTGTTCAATGCTCCTATCTGCACAGCTGTCGGCGTTTATGCCTTTTGATGATGAGTTTGAAATTGCCGAAGAGGATGAAGAGGTAGATATCGAAGAATTTTCTGATGTATATGTCCCTAGCTTTACTCCGGGATTTGAATTTGAAATTTCTGTCATGACTTTGAGGCCTACGTTTGGTGATTTAGATTATGCCACAGTCATCCATCCAGCAGGTGTTAATATAGAAGGCTGGGATGTGAAGGCTGTTAGACCACAATTCACATCAGCCTTTGATTTAGGCCTTGGCTATTATTTCGGTAATTCAGGAAACAATATCAAGATCAGCTGGCTCCATCATGATACAAAAGACCTTAACACTGTACATAACGAAGCAAACTTCATAGAGCCCCTATTTAGCGCCGGCGAATTGAATGGACAGTACACACATGCTAAAAGCACATTATGGAACCATTTCGACCGTATACACCTGACTGCAGGACAATATATCGATGCGGGTTCTTCCTTTAGCCTGCGCGTCTTTGCAGGGGTGGATTTTGCACTATTAAACCAGAAACTGCAGACAAAGTTTGGTAATCATCCTGAGAACATCAAATTATCGATGTATCAGAAGTGTAAATTTGTCGGCGGAGGTCCTATCTTAGGACTTAATATGATCTATCATTTCTGCGATGGCCTGGGGCTTATCGGTGAAATTTCAGGAGCTTGCTTGATGGGTAATCGGCAACGGCATTTATCTTTGAAAGACACCTCTATTGTAGGCGCAGAAGTAGGTTTCGAGCCTGAAACTCGTCAATACATACGGCCTGACTCTACTACCCAAACCGTTTTTGGCGGTGAGGCTAAGGTGGGCATCAACTATGCCTACAGCTATTGCGACTGTGTTGTAAGAATTGAGGCAGGCTACAAAGCGGGCATTTATTTAAATGCGCTTGAAAGCATCAAGCCTTTAACTGTTGCAACAGCTCCTGAGCTAGGGTCTGTAACAGTCCAGTCGATAGGTAAATCGATTAGCGACTTTGGTTTTGGCGGCCCCTATGTTACTTTAGGCTTTGATTTTTAATGAGCGATTCCATAGATTCCTAGAGGGATGCCTAAAACGGTGAAAGCAAGGAAGAAGGTTAGTAGTACGAAGCTTAAAGCTAAGTCCTATTATATCTACTTTTCCTTATGAGCTACTATTGATTAAAATACCCATATTTATTATTTATTAAAAATTTCACCGAAGGAATCAAAATTATGTATAAACATTTCATCTACTTTTTATTAGCATTATCTATAACATCAGGTCTTTCGGCTAATAATTCATGGTTGGATAATTATTATTATTCGACTGAAGAAGCACGACTAGAGGTCGGATATGCAACGGGTGATTACATCAGTATCGACGAAGATTACACCGAAATAGCAGTTTTCTCTCCGATAAGAAATACAATTTTTGAACATCCATTCATCGATGTGCGTAATTACATTTTTAATAATGGTAAGTATGCTGCCAATATCGGTTTTGGTGTCAGACATAAACTCTGCATGTGTGATGCTGCTGTAGGCATCAACACCTACTATGATTACCGCCGAGGCAACACTAAGCATAGCTTTAATCAGTGGGGCGTAGGCCTTGAGTACCTAGATCCAAACTATGATATGAGATTGAATACATATTGGGTCTTCGACAACAATAGACATAACTCCAATCGTACACGCCTTGTTGCTAACGGCAGCACCTTTGCTTCTGAGCGTTTACTTGAATATGCATATTCTGGATTTGACGCTGAGTTCGGCAAAAAGCTTTTCAGCTATGCTGACTTTGATTTATATGCTGCAGCAGGTCCTTATTACTACACTCGTTCCAGAATAGAAAACTTCTGGGGTGGTTTTGGACGTGTTGAATTAAACTGGAACTCAATGGTTTCATTACAAGTTCGTGTTAGCCACGACGATGTTAACTCTACAAGAGTGCAAGGTATGATTGAAGTGTCAATCCCCCTTTACCAATTCTGCCCTTGCTCAGTGGAAGAAAGTTGTGTTGACTGGCTTGTGATCCAGCCTGTAAGACGTAATGGCATCATTCTGACTGACCACGTCTGGCATTAATTTGCCTGACAGCAACTTCCCTCCGGGAAGTTGCTGTCAATCTTGAACTCTTCTTAGGATTTCTTCCCTTTCTTTTGTATTTTCGTTCCGGATTTTCTTGCTTGATTCAAAGCTATAGCCACGGCTTGTTTTTGTGGTTTACCATGATGTACTTCAGTGCGTATATTTTCACTGATTGTTTCTTTGCTGGAGCCTTTTTTTAGCGGCATAATCCCTCCTGAAATTAGGGGTTTATTCCCGTGATAATTTCTTAATCTCGGGTTATATTTATGAATTAATAAATTAGATTATTATTGTCAAAAAAAAATCTAAAGATGATCGTACAGAAAAATGTGAGTTTTACGTTAGAGCTAAGAATGAGCTTAGCTAATCTTAGCTAATAGACGTATCTGTATTTTACCTGCGATGATTGCTTTTCTCTCGAAATAGTGCCTCTTAAATAAATTTAAAGAGTGAGAAGATGCATACGGTTTGGAAAGGTTCATTAAGCTTTGGCTTGGTTAATATTCCTGTACGCATGTACACGGCTAGCAGAGAGAGAGAGCTGAAGTTTGTCTTGCTGCATAAAAAAGATCTATCGCAGATAAGGTATGCCCGCATTTGTAAAAATGAAGAAAAAGAAGTGCCTTGGGATGAGATTGTCAAAGGATACGAATATCAGAAGGGTGATTTTGTCATTTTAGACGATAAAGATTTCGAGAAAGTCGATGTGAAAAAAAGTAAGTCCATTGAAATTGTCAATTTTATAGACGAAGAAGAAATAGATCCTATTTATTTTGTTAAACCTTACTTTTTAGAGCCTGATAAAGAGGCGGGTAATGCTTATTCGCTGCTGAGGGACGCCATGAAAAAGTCTAAGAAAGTTGCTTTAGCAAGGTATGTGATAAGAAATCACGAACATTTAGCCGCTGTGAAAGTACATGACAATATGTTGTTACTGATAGAGATGCGGTACTGTGATGAATTAGTTCAGCCAGAAGACTTAAAAATTCCGACGGTAAAATCTGAGAATAAGCAATTAGAGATGGCTATAAAGTTTATTGAACAACTGACAGTTCCATTTGTGCCGGAAGATTATAAAGATACCTACACTGAAGAGCTTAAAGAGGTCATTGAAAAAAAAGCTAAAGGTAAGACAATCCAACCTAAATCAGGGGAACCTAAAAAAACAAAAGTGCATGACATTATGGCTTTATTGCAGGCCAGCCTTGAAGGGACAAAAAAGAAACCTGCACCTAAGTCTGGGAAAAAGTCTGCATGAGCTTAATTAATTATAAAGCCAAGAGGCTGTTAGAAGAAAGCAAGGAACCGGCCGGAAAAGTAAAAAAAACGTCGGGAGCACTACGTTTTGTGGTACAGCGGCATGATGCTAGGCATTTGCACTTTGATTTTAGGCTAGAGTTTAAAGGTGTTTTACTTAGCTGGGCAGTTCCTAAGGAACCTTCCATGGATCCCTCGGTGAAAAGGCTTGCTATTCACGTGGAAGACCACCCATTAGACTACCAATATTTTGAAGGTACTATCCCTAAAGGAAACTATGGAGCCGGAACTGTCGAAATATGGGATAAAGGAACTTACACTGTTCCTGATTGCAAATCAAAGCACGAAGAGGAGAAAAAAATCTCCACAGGAATGGCTAAAGGGCATATCGATTTCACATTGGATGGTGAACAGCTCCAAGGAACTTTTGCTTTAATTAGACTTCAGAATGCAGAGGCTAAAGATCAGTGGCTGCTCATAAAAAAAGATGAAGAAAAGAAAGCGCCTAAAAAAAAAGTCTCTGACAATGTAGTTTCAAAAGGGAAAAAAAGCCCTTTTCCCCACTCTATTTCTCCTATGCTAGCTACACTTGCAACGGCCCCCTTCGATAATGAAGACTGGCTGTTCGAAAT from Parachlamydiales bacterium includes these protein-coding regions:
- a CDS encoding Lpg1974 family pore-forming outer membrane protein, with the translated sequence MKKYLSFFMCSMLLSAQLSAFMPFDDEFEIAEEDEEVDIEEFSDVYVPSFTPGFEFEISVMTLRPTFGDLDYATVIHPAGVNIEGWDVKAVRPQFTSAFDLGLGYYFGNSGNNIKISWLHHDTKDLNTVHNEANFIEPLFSAGELNGQYTHAKSTLWNHFDRIHLTAGQYIDAGSSFSLRVFAGVDFALLNQKLQTKFGNHPENIKLSMYQKCKFVGGGPILGLNMIYHFCDGLGLIGEISGACLMGNRQRHLSLKDTSIVGAEVGFEPETRQYIRPDSTTQTVFGGEAKVGINYAYSYCDCVVRIEAGYKAGIYLNALESIKPLTVATAPELGSVTVQSIGKSISDFGFGGPYVTLGFDF
- a CDS encoding inverse autotransporter beta domain-containing protein — protein: MYKHFIYFLLALSITSGLSANNSWLDNYYYSTEEARLEVGYATGDYISIDEDYTEIAVFSPIRNTIFEHPFIDVRNYIFNNGKYAANIGFGVRHKLCMCDAAVGINTYYDYRRGNTKHSFNQWGVGLEYLDPNYDMRLNTYWVFDNNRHNSNRTRLVANGSTFASERLLEYAYSGFDAEFGKKLFSYADFDLYAAAGPYYYTRSRIENFWGGFGRVELNWNSMVSLQVRVSHDDVNSTRVQGMIEVSIPLYQFCPCSVEESCVDWLVIQPVRRNGIILTDHVWH
- a CDS encoding Ku protein; this encodes MHTVWKGSLSFGLVNIPVRMYTASRERELKFVLLHKKDLSQIRYARICKNEEKEVPWDEIVKGYEYQKGDFVILDDKDFEKVDVKKSKSIEIVNFIDEEEIDPIYFVKPYFLEPDKEAGNAYSLLRDAMKKSKKVALARYVIRNHEHLAAVKVHDNMLLLIEMRYCDELVQPEDLKIPTVKSENKQLEMAIKFIEQLTVPFVPEDYKDTYTEELKEVIEKKAKGKTIQPKSGEPKKTKVHDIMALLQASLEGTKKKPAPKSGKKSA